In a single window of the Zea mays cultivar B73 chromosome 5, Zm-B73-REFERENCE-NAM-5.0, whole genome shotgun sequence genome:
- the LOC100383610 gene encoding serine/threonine protein phosphatase 2A 55 kDa regulatory subunit B beta isoform-like isoform X1: MSNSGRWRRRTRSVAPSPATSSPSSPGLREAQPFRLPQWKFSQVLGELPPAAEARRDGAPRPQDDDDADEISAIEFDGRGEYLAGGDNAGRVILFRRTDGDGDDARPRAELERTDRAGAPPPRYSYATEFQSHEREFDVLDSLDISERIKKVRWCARPNSSLLMLAANDRTVKLWKVSEHKAEAPKKGNGRPSWGTAALSAATKLPRGCSSAEPDERPEKAAGDVGDGYSAKCRRVFGRAHEFNIHSVSTNCDGETLVSADDVRINLWHAEVTRQCFNIVDMKPADMEDLVEVITTAEFHPSSCSMLAYGSSSGLVRLVDLRRSALCDHSVRMFQDRENRPQPSTFFSEIISCITDLKFTGDGEHLLTRDYMNLKLWDLRVETSPVATYKVHEFLRPKLSELYTDDYIFDRFGCCASNDGAYFATGSYSKTFRVFSRAAAQTCGATLEASTNPYRSGWSSEVRRQGTSLVQHGVQGEASSMAPGRKLHRLRSQ; this comes from the exons ATGAGCAACAGCGGCAGGTGGCGGAGGAGGACGAGGTCCGTAGCCCCTTCGCCGGCCACCTCTTCTCCGTCGTCTCCTGGCCTCCGAGAAGCGCAGCCGTTCCGGCTTCCCCAGTGGAAGTTCTCCCAGGTCCTCGGCGAACTGCCGCCCGCGGCCGAAGCCCGCCGCGACGGCGCTCCCCGtccgcaggacgacgacgatg cggacgaaatcTCGGCTATCGAGTTCGACGGCCGCGGCGAGTACTTGGCCGGCGGCGACAACGCCGGGCGCGTCATCCTCTTCCGGAGgaccgacggcgacggcgacgac GCGCGGCCTCGCGCGGAGCTTGAGCGCACGGACCGTGCCGGAGCGCCGCCGCCGAGGTACAGCTACGCGACGGAGTTCCAGAGCCACGAACGGGAG TTCGACGTGCTGGACAGCTTGGACATCAGCGAGAGGATTAAGAAGGTGAGGTGGTGCGCGCGGCCCAACAGCTCCCTGCTCATGCTCGCCGCGAACGACCGCACGGTCAAGCTCTGGAAG GTCTCCGAACACAAGGCGGAGGCGCCGAAGAAAGGGAACGGTCGGCCGAGTTGGGGCACCGCGGCGCTGTCGGCAGCCACGAAACTGCCGAGGGGCtgttcgtctgcagagcctgacgaACGTCCTGAAAAG GCAGCAGGCGATGTCGGAGACGGCTACTCTGCGAAATGCCGGAGAGTCTTCGGCCGCGCTCACGAGTTCAACATCCACTCCGTCTCGACCAACTG TGACGGGGAGACGCTGGTGTCCGCGGACGACGTGCGGATCAACCTGTGGCATGCGGAGGTGACGCGCCAGTGCTTCAACATCGTGGACATGAAGCCCGCGGACATGGAGGACCTCGTAG AGGTGATCACCACGGCCGAGTTCCACCCGTCGTCCTGCAGCATGCTGGCCTACGGCAGCTCCAGCGGCCTCGTCAGGCTGGTCGATCTGCGGCGATCGGCGCTGTGCGACCACAGCGTGAGAAT GTTCCAGGACCGCGAGAACCGCCCTCAGCCCAGCACATTTTTCAGTGAGATAATCTCCTGCATCACCGACCTTAAGTTCACAGGCGACGGGGAACACCTTCTGACTCGCGACTACATGAACCTCAAG CTCTGGGACCTGCGCGTGGAAACCTCACCCGTCGCAACGTACAAAGTCCACGAGTTCCTTCGCCCAaag ctgtcggagctgtacaCCGACGACTACATCTTCGACAGGTTCGGCTGCTGCGCCAGCAACGACGGGGCCTACTTCGCTACCGGATCTTACAG CAAAACCTTCAGAGTTTTCTCCCGTGCCGCTGCGCAGACATGCGGCGCTACGTTGGAGGCCAGCACCAACCCTTACAG
- the LOC100279772 gene encoding Polyribonucleotide nucleotidyltransferase 2, mitochondrial-like yields the protein MSMAVASLRSLARRQPRLRLPPAPLVVPGGRAALLSGAAEEAAPLAAAEAAAPPPVPGRKVLESFREEFEIGGRSIAFETGKMARFANGSVVISMEDTHVLSTVAAAKSSEPIRDFLPLTVDYQEKQYAQGVIPTTYMRREGAPKERELLCGRIIDRPIRPLFPPGFYHEVQIMVNVLSSDGKQDPDVMAANASSAALMLSDIPWNGPIGVIRVGRIDGAFILNPTVDELGLSDLNLVYACSRDKTLMIDVQAREISERDLQAGMKLAHSEAIKCIDPQISLAKRAGKKKKEYKISLISDTSYEKIRTFSEAPIEEVFTDSSYGKFERGGALEKITQSVKAKLEEENDEDSLKFLHKAVDTVRKQVIRKRIIEEGLRVDGRQLDEVRPLYCESNTYPLLHGSALFSRGDTQVLCTVTLGAPGDAQRLDSIVGPPTKRFMLHYSFPPFSIDEVAKRGGLNRREVGHGTLAEKALLAVLPPESDFPYTVRVNAEVMASDGSTSMASVCGGSMALMDAGIPVREHVAGVSVGLVSQVDPATGDISNYRILTDILGLEDHLGDMDFKIAGTRKGITAIQLDIKPAGIPLDIICESLEPARKARNQILDRMDQEISTARGINDGSSPRLATLSFSNESLRKLLFHRKKIEQETGARVSISDGTVTIVAKTQEIMDKAIEKVEFLVGREIEVGRTYKGIVSSIKEYGAFVEFNGGQQGLLHISELSHQPVTKVSDVVTLGQSLSLRCIGQDMRGNIKLSLKATLPQPRIKKDLKNKDPLPSEVTGWAAVENMSSVDVDAQLSSTEHENGTTEEAAAFSTPSVIIRSAADCDAQDDANGSKKRAKVAKSSPRPNKPASECHDVRKATAKKATGATTKKTKKVKIEESVSNGLETSGSDVPEQSADNTSDQNQSPTKFQSGAMKLGDVVTAKVYQIRAYGLVLELSDGVRGMHKFEANGLKEFEVGQELVVKCSSFNAKGIPLFSLLD from the exons ATGTCGATGGCGGTGGCCTCCCTCCGCTCCCTGGCGCGCCGCCAACCCCGCCTGCGCTTGCCCCCTGCGCCGCTCGTCGTACCCGGCGGCCGGGCAGCATTACTTTCCGGCGCGGCCGAGGAGGCGGCCCCGTTGGCTGCCGCGGAAGCGGCGGCGCCGCCACCTGTTCCCGGTCGGAAGGTGCTGGAGAGTTTCCGCGAGGAGTTTGAGATCGGGGGGCGCTCCATCGCCTTCGAGACGGGAAAGATGGCGCGCTTCGCCAACGGTTCCGTGGTGATCTCCATGGAGGACACCCACGTCCTCTCAACTGTCGCCGCCGCCAAGTCCTCTGAGCCCATTCGAGACTTCCTCCCACTAACT GTTGACTATCAAGAGAAACAATATGCTCAAGGTGTTATCCCCACAACATATATGCGCAGGGAAGGTGCTCCTAAGGAAAGAGAACTTCTATGTGGGCGTATAATTGATCGACCAATAAGACCATTGTTTCCTCCTGGCTTTTACCATGAAGTTCAG ATCATGGTAAATGTTCTTTCATCAGATGGAAAGCAAGATCCAGATGTAATGGCTGCAAATGCCTCTTCAGCTGCACTAATGCTATCTGATATACCTTGGAACGGGCCGATTGGAGTAATACGTGTAGGGAGGATTGATGGGGCTTTTATATTAAACCCTACAGTGGATGAG CTAGGTTTGAGTGACCTCAATCTTGTTTATGCATGTTCTCGGGATAAAACTTTAATGATTGATGTACAAGCTCGTGAAATAAGCGAGAGGGATCTTCAGGCAGGAATGAAACTTGCACACTCTGAG GCAATTAAATGTATCGACCCTCAAATAAGTTTGGCTAAGCGAGCtggcaaaaagaagaaagaaTACAAGATATCACTGATTTCAGATACATCCTATGAGAAAATTAGAACATTCTCAGAAGCACCCATTGAGGAAGTCTTCACTGATTCATCATATGGCAAG TTTGAACGGGGGGGAGCTTTAGAAAAAATCACACAATCTGTGAAGGCAAagcttgaagaagaaaatgatgaggACAGCTTGAAGTTTCTTCACAAGGCAGTTGACACAGTGAGAAAACAG GTTATACGTAAAAGAATAATTGAAGAGGGACTTAGAGTAGATGGTAGACAACTTGATGAAGTGAGACCATTGTATTGTGAATCCAACACATATCCATTATTACATGGTTCTGCCCTGTTTTCACGTGGAGACACACAG GTTCTATGTACAGTTACCCTTGGTGCTCCTGGCGATGCTCAGCGACTGGATTCCATTGTTGGTCCTCCAACAAAGCGTTTCATGCTTCACTATAGCTTTCCACCATTTTCAATAGATGAAGTTGCCAAACGTGGAGGCCTTAATCGACGAGAAGTTGGACATG GCACTCTTGCGGAGAAAGCATTGCTTGCTGTGCTTCCTCCAGAAAGTGATTTTCCATACACCGTTCGGGTAAATGCAGAAGTCATGGCATCTGATGGTTCAACATCAATGGCATCAGTATGTGGAG GAAGTATGGCTTTAATGGATGCTGGGATACCTGTAAGAGAACATGTTGCCGGTGTTTCAGTGGGTCTTGTAAGTCAGGTGGATCCAGCTACTGGAGATATTTCTAATTATCGCATATTAACAGATATTCTG GGCCTTGAGGATCACTTGGGTGACATGGACTTCAAAATTGCAGGGACAAGGAAAGGTATTACTGCTATTCAGCTGGATATAAAACCTGCTGGAATACCATTGGACATAATATGTGAAAGTTTAGAGCCTGCACGTAAGGCTCGAAATCAAATCCTTGACCGCATGGACCAGGAAATAAGTACCGCACGTGGTATTAACGATGGAAGTTCCCCTCGATTAG CTACACTGAGCTTCAGCAACGAGTCTCTTAGGAAACTGCTTTTCCACAGGAAAAAAATCGAGCAAGAAACAG GTGCACGGGTATCAATCAGTGATGGTACAGTCACTATTGTTGCTAAAACTCAAGAAATTATGGATAAAGCTATTGAGAAG GTTGAGTTCCTCGTGGGACGTGAAATTGAAGTTGGTCGTACATACAAAGGAATTGTTTCTTCGATTAAGGAGTATGGCGCTTTTGTGGAGTTCAATGGTGGACAACAAGGCTTACTTCATATTTCGGAGTTGTCACATCAACCG GTTACGAAAGTCTCGGATGTTGTAACTCTTGGGCAATCTCTCTCTCTGAGATGCATTGGACAGGACATGCGGGGTAACATTAAACTTTCACTTAAAGCAACCTTACCCCAACCACGTATCAAGAAGGATTTGAAAAATAAGGATCCTTTGCCAAGTGAAGTTACTGGTTGGGCTGCTGTGGAGAACATGAGTAGTGTGGATGTTGATGCTCAGCTATCAAGTACCGAACATGAAAATGGCACAACTGAGGAGGCAGCTGCATTTTCGACTCCTTCAGTTATAATTCGAAGTGCTGCTGACTGTGATGCTCAAGATGATGCAAATGGTTCTAAGAAGCGGGCGAAGGTTGCAAAGTCATCTCCTAGACCAAATAAACCAGCCAGCGAATGCCATGATGTTAGGAAAGCTACCGCTAAGAAAGCTACAGGTGCCACTACCAAGAAAACTAAGAAAGTAAAGATTGAGGAATCTGTGAGTAATGGACTAGAAACCAGTGGTTCTGATGTTCCAGAACAGAGTGCTGACAACACTTCTGACCAGAATCAGAGTCCCACGAAATTCCAATCTGGGGCAATGAAGTTGGGTGATGTAGTTACAGCAAAGGTCTACCAGATTCGAGCCTATGGACTAGTACTTGAGTTGAGTGATGGTGTGCGTGGAATGCATAAATTTGAG GCAAATGGCCTAAAGGAATTTGAAGTTGGACAGGAACTAGTAGTGAAATGTTCTAGTTTCAATGCGAAGGGGATTCCGTTATTCTCATTGCTGGACTAG